A window of Melospiza melodia melodia isolate bMelMel2 chromosome Z, bMelMel2.pri, whole genome shotgun sequence contains these coding sequences:
- the LOC134432186 gene encoding serine/threonine-protein kinase PAK 3-like, with protein MIGQVCAAVCTVFSVVYSGYYLTQLTRHLTRGWRQACPLGTTAGSAAPLAASAIEEEDEEEQRKMKPSAAVPSQPELAEPVTLVARSAIQPGAAGPAWPAAASSSPAAGTSCSSAAQQPEMREEQGLKTLRSMVSPGRPTGKYTAFEELGRGGFGAVYKALDTSSGQQVAIKIMSLEEEMSEELAANEILAMRDNRSPNIVTYLDSYLVDAELWLAMEFMDGGTLFDVLRAVYLEEGQIGAVCRECLQGLHFLHSRQVIHRDIKSCNVLVGTDGSVKLGDFGLCAQLSPEHSKRSSSVGTPSWMAPEVVRGEAYGPKVDIWSLGIMGLEMVEGEAPYQREARLRVFELLERNGPPKLQNPRHHSALLRDFLRCCLQADEDRRWSAQELLQHPFVTSGDPASSLAALIISAKRVQEDWRGDTCA; from the exons ATGATCGGGCAAGTCTGTGCCGCCGTTTGCACCGTCTTTTCTGTTGTCTATTCTGGCTACTACCTGACCCAGCTGACTC GTCACCTGACACGCGGATGGAGACAAGCCTGTCCTTTG ggcacaacagcagggtcagcagctcctctggctgcctctgccattgaggaagaggatgaagaggagcaaAGGAAGATGAAGCCTTCAGCCGCTGTCCCTTCACAGCCGGAACTTGCAGAGCCAGTAA CCCTTGTTGCTC GCTCTGCCATTCAACCTGGTGCCGCCGGAccagcatggcctgcagcagccagctcaagccccgctgccggcacttcctgcagcagcgcagcccagcagcccgagatgagggaggagcagggcctgaagaCACTGA ggAGCATGGTGAGTCCGGGCCGGCCTACAGGCAAATACACGGCATTTGAGGAACTCGGGCGAGG aGGGTTTGGAGCTGTTTATAAAGCCCTTGACACCAGCAGCGGACAACAG GTGGCAATCAAGATCATGTCACTCGAGGAGGAGATGTCCgaggagctggctgccaatgaAATCCTGGCCATGAGGGACAACAGGAGTCCCAATATCGTTACCTACTTAGACAG ctacctggtggatgcggagctctggctggccatggagttcATGGACGGCGGCACCTTGTTTGATGTGCTGAGGGCAGTGTACCTGGAGGAAGGACAGATAGGCGCTGTCTGTCGGGAG tgcctgcaaggactgcatttCCTTCATTCCCGCCAAGTCATCCACAGAGACATCAAAAGTTGCAACGTCCTGGTGGGCACGGACGGATCCGTCAAGTTGG GTgactttggcctctgtgctcagctcagccctgagcacagcaagcgcagctccagcgtcggcactcccagctggatggcaccggaggtggtgagaggagaagcctacggccccaaagtggacatctggtccctggggatcATGGGGCTGGAAATGGTGGAAGGGGAAGCTCCTTACCAGCGGGAAGCCCGTCTCCGG GTTTTTGAACTGCTAGAAAGGAACGGGCCCCCAAAACTGCAGAACCCCAGGCACCACTCGGCTCTCCTGCGCGACTTCctccgctgctgcctgcaggcagatgaggacaggcgctggtctgcccaggagctcctacag caTCCCTTCGTGACCTCAGGCGatcctgcctccagcctggctgctctgatcATCTCAGCCAAGCGAGTGCAGGAAGACTGGAGAGGAGACACCTGCGCCTGA
- the LOC134432272 gene encoding serine/threonine-protein kinase PAK 3-like: MIGQVCAAVCTVFSVVYSGYYLTQLTRHLTRGWRQACPLGTTAGSAAPLAASVIEEEDEEEQRKMKPSAAVPSQPELAEPVTLVARSAIQPGAAGPAWPAAASSSPAAGTSCSSAAQQPEMREEQGLKTLRSMVSPGRPTGKYTAFEELGRGGFGAVYKALDTSSGQQVAIKIMSLEEEMSEELAANEILAMRDNRSPNIVTYLDSYLVDAELWLAMEFMDGGTLFDVLRAVYLEEGQIGAVCRECLQGLHFLHSRQVIHRDIKSCNVLVGTDGSVKLGDFGLCAQLSPEHSKRSSSVGTPSWMAPEVVRGEAYGPKVDIWSLGIMGLEMVEGEAPYQREARLRVFELLERNGPPKLQNPRHHSALLRDFLRCCLQADEDRRWSAQELLQHPFVTSGDPASSLAALIISAKRVQEDWRGDTCA; encoded by the exons CCGCCGTTTGCACTGTCTTTTCTGTTGTCTATTCTGGCTACTACCTGACCCAGCTGACTC GTCACCTGACACGCGGATGGAGACAAGCCTGTCCTTTG ggcacaacagcagggtcagcagctcctctggctgcctctgtcattgaggaagaggatgaagaggagcaaAGGAAGATGAAGCCTTCAGCCGCTGTCCCTTCACAGCCGGAACTTGCAGAGCCAGTAA CCCTTGTTGCTC GCTCTGCCATTCAACCTGGTGCCGCCGGAccagcatggcctgcagcagccagctcaagccccgctgccggcacttcctgcagcagcgcagcccagcagcccgagatgagggaggagcagggcctgaagaCACTGA ggAGCATGGTGAGTCCGGGCCGGCCTACAGGCAAATACACGGCATTTGAGGAACTCGGGCGAGG aGGGTTTGGAGCTGTTTATAAAGCCCTTGACACCAGCAGCGGACAACAG GTGGCAATCAAGATCATGTCACTCGAGGAGGAGATGTCCgaggagctggctgccaatgaAATCCTGGCCATGAGGGACAACAGGAGTCCCAATATCGTTACCTACTTAGACAG ctacctggtggatgcggagctctggctggccatggagttcATGGACGGCGGCACCTTGTTTGATGTGCTGAGGGCAGTGTACCTGGAGGAAGGACAGATAGGCGCTGTCTGTCGGGAG tgcctgcaaggactgcatttCCTTCATTCCCGCCAAGTCATCCACAGAGACATCAAAAGTTGCAACGTCCTGGTGGGCACGGACGGATCCGTCAAGTTGG GTgactttggcctctgtgctcagctcagccctgagcacagcaagcgcagctccagcgtcggcactcccagctggatggcaccggaggtggtgagaggagaagcctacggccccaaagtggacatctggtccctggggatcATGGGGCTGGAAATGGTGGAAGGGGAAGCTCCTTACCAGCGGGAAGCCCGTCTCCGG GTTTTTGAACTGCTAGAAAGGAACGGGCCCCCAAAACTGCAGAACCCCAGGCACCACTCGGCTCTCCTGCGCGACTTCctccgctgctgcctgcaggcagatgaggacaggcgctggtctgcccaggagctcctacag caTCCCTTCGTGACCTCAGGCGatcctgcctccagcctggctgctctgatcATCTCAGCCAAGCGAGTGCAGGAAGACTGGAGAGGAGACACCTGCGCCTGA